The Alphaproteobacteria bacterium DNA window AGCAAGCGGTCATTCCCCGGCCGGCGGAACGGCAAGCCGAACGCAGCCGGCCGCCGCTGCGCCGCGAAGCGCGGGTCGCTGCCCTGGCCTGACCGGACAGCCGGCAGCCGCCGGCCAGACAAGCCGGCCGTCCCGGACGGCCGGTGCTTACATCGCCGCCTTCCTCAAACGGCAGAAAGGCCGCGCTCCAGATCCTCTACAAGGTCGTCCACATTCTCGATGCCGATGGACAGGCGCAGCAAGTCCTCCGGCACCGGGCTGTCCTCACCCTCGACGATCTTGCGGTGCTCCACCAGACTCTCCACGCCGCCCAGCGAGGTGGCCGGGAAGAAGAGCCGCATGGCGGCGACGCAGCGCTTCGCGCCCTCCAGCCCGCCCTTGACCCTGACCGACACCATGCCGCCATAGCCACCAATCATCTGGGCGCTGGCGACGGAATGGTCGGGATGGCTCTGCAGCCCGGGATAGGCCACCGCCTCCAGCTTGGGATGGCCGTCAAAATGACGGGCGAAAGCCAGGGCATTGGCGCATTGCCGCTCCACCCGAAGGAAGAGGGTGCGCATGCCGCGCTGCAGCAGCCAGGTTTCGAACGGACCGAGCACCGGCCCGGCGATCCAGCGCAGATCGCGGGCCTTGACCCACAGCGGATGATCATCGCTGGCGGAGACGATGGCGCCGGCCATGACGTCGTTGTGGCCGGCCAGATACTTGGTGGCGGAGTGGACCGAAAGGTCGGCGCCGAGATCGAGCGGCCGGGTCAGCACCGGAGTCGGCACCGTATTGTCCACCGCCAGGATCGCGCCGGCGTCATGGGCCAACTTCGCCGCGGCGCGGATGTCGGTCACCTCCCAGGTAGGGTTGGCCGGCGATTCCACCCACACCAGCCTGGTCTTGCCCGGCTGGATGGCCGCGGCCAGGGCCGCCAGATCATTGTTGCGATAGAAGGTGTGGCTGATGCCGTGGCGAACGCCCACCTCCATCAGCCACTTGCGGGTGCCGAAGTAAGAGGATTCCGGCGAGACCACATGGTCACCGGAATCGAGGGCCTGGAAGACACAGCCCGTAGCCGCCGCGCCGGAGGCGTAGAGTTTCGCCTCCTTGCCGTTCTCCAGCTTGCGCAGGACAGCTTCCGTCCGCTCATAGATGGGATTTACGTCGCGGGTGTAGTTGCGTTCTTTATGCAGTGCATAGTTCTGATCGCGCAGATAGGTGGTGCCGGTAATGATCGGCTCCACAAAGGACCGTGAGTCCTCATCAATCCAGCCGAGCCCCCGTGCCGCCCATGTCTCCGGCCGCTTGCCGGTGCGCTCAGGCCTGTCCCGTTCGTCTTCATAGAGCATGATCCGTCCCCTGCCCGACCAGCGCCTAGCGGCGCTGATACTGGCCCTTGCCGTAGAGAAGTTCCTTCGCCTTGTCGCTCATGGGCGCCCCGCTGCTGGCGTCGGCCAGAACCTGAACCCCCTTCTGCACCGCCGGCCGCGCGGCGATGGCGTCGAACCAGCGCTTGACGTTTGGGAAGTCCGCATGGCCAGCCTTCTGACCCTGGGATTCCGGATAGCGGCACCACGGCCAGGTCAGCATGTCGGCGATGGTGTATTCGCTGTCGCCGAGATAGTCGCTTTCCGCCAGACGACGGTCCATCACGCCGTAAATGCGGCCGGCCTCGTTGGAATAGCGATTGACCCCATACTCATTGTCCGGCGCCATGCGACGGAAATGCCCGGCCTGGCCGAACATGGGCCCGACACTGGCCATCTGAAACATGCACCATTGCAGCACGTTGTAGTAGCGGCGTTTGTCCTGCGGCAGAAACTTGCCGGTCTTGTCGGCCAGGTAAATGAGGATGGCGCCGGACTCGAAGACGGAGATCGGCTTGCCGTCGGGACCGTCGGAATCGACGATGGCCGGCATCTTGTTGTTGGGCGATATTTTGAGGAAGTCCGGCTTGAACTGATCGCCCTCGCCGATATTGATGGCGTGGGTGTTATAGGTGAGGCCGGTTTCCTCCAGCATGATGTGGACCTTGTGCCCGTTAGGCGTCGGCCAGGAATAGAGATCGATCATGGATTGAGACTCCCCGACGACGGCCGCGTTGCCGCGGCGCCTGTCCTTTGTGGGTGGATCACGCCGGGCCAAACCGCCGGCTCTTACCTCTAGATAAGGCCGCCACCGGCGATCAGGCAAGGCAGCGGCCCGGCAAGCCCAGGCGCAGCGCCGGTCTCAATCGAGCCTAAAAGCCGGAAACCTGCCGCCAGAGAAACCACACAGCGGCCAGCACAAAACCGACAACGACCAGGCGGAAGAGGCAACCGGTGCCGAACCCCACAAGCCGCCGCAGCACCAGCAGGGCCAGCACCAGGCCGCCCAGCAGCAGGGCCAGGGCGCCATCACTCATGGCCCGACGCTCAGAGTCCGCCCGATCACAGGTGCGCGACGGCCCATCAGCCTTTCAGCTT harbors:
- a CDS encoding aminotransferase class I/II-fold pyridoxal phosphate-dependent enzyme translates to MLYEDERDRPERTGKRPETWAARGLGWIDEDSRSFVEPIITGTTYLRDQNYALHKERNYTRDVNPIYERTEAVLRKLENGKEAKLYASGAAATGCVFQALDSGDHVVSPESSYFGTRKWLMEVGVRHGISHTFYRNNDLAALAAAIQPGKTRLVWVESPANPTWEVTDIRAAAKLAHDAGAILAVDNTVPTPVLTRPLDLGADLSVHSATKYLAGHNDVMAGAIVSASDDHPLWVKARDLRWIAGPVLGPFETWLLQRGMRTLFLRVERQCANALAFARHFDGHPKLEAVAYPGLQSHPDHSVASAQMIGGYGGMVSVRVKGGLEGAKRCVAAMRLFFPATSLGGVESLVEHRKIVEGEDSPVPEDLLRLSIGIENVDDLVEDLERGLSAV
- a CDS encoding glutathione S-transferase N-terminal domain-containing protein, producing the protein MIDLYSWPTPNGHKVHIMLEETGLTYNTHAINIGEGDQFKPDFLKISPNNKMPAIVDSDGPDGKPISVFESGAILIYLADKTGKFLPQDKRRYYNVLQWCMFQMASVGPMFGQAGHFRRMAPDNEYGVNRYSNEAGRIYGVMDRRLAESDYLGDSEYTIADMLTWPWCRYPESQGQKAGHADFPNVKRWFDAIAARPAVQKGVQVLADASSGAPMSDKAKELLYGKGQYQRR